The following is a genomic window from Vibrio sinaloensis.
ACCCTTGGGAAGTCGCGCGTCCCGAATTGGCGCAAGAAATTGGCTTCTATGGTCACGTAGAAGTGACGCACGAAAACGGCCGCGAAGTACGTAAATGGGTACCAGGTATGACAGTAAAAGCGATGCCTTGGGATCTGCCAATCGTAGGTTACGAGTCAGACACGGTTTACCCGCTTCGTCTTTGGGAATGTCAGGCGATTGCGCCATTCTCGCTAGCCAGTTTCAACAACGGCGACTACTTTGAAGCTCAGCACGCATTGATAGATGCGGGCAACATCACCAAAGTACTGTACCCAAATGACAACCACGAGAAAGGCAAAACACTGCGTCTAATGCAGCAGTACTTCCACTCAGCAGCGTCGGTACGCGATATTTTACGTCGTCATGAAGCGGCTGGCTTCGCTTTGGCTGATCTACCAAAGCAAGAGACTATTCAGCTTAACGATACTCACCCAACCATCGCTATTCCAGAGTTGATGCGTATTTTGATTGATGAAAAAGGTCTCTCTTGGGAAAAAGCGTGGGAAATCAGCTCACAAACCTTCGCTTACACTAACCATACTCTATTGCCAGAAGCGCTAGAGACTTGGCCAGAGTCGCTAATCCAGCGTCTACTTCCTCGTCACATGGAAATCATCTTCGAAATCAACCACCGCTTCCTCCAAGAAGTTCGCGCAATGTGGCCTGGTGATGGTGAGAAACAAGCTAAGCTGTCTATCATCGAAGAAGGTTTCAACCGCATGGTTCGCATGGCTAACCTATGTGTAATCGGTTCTTACGCGGTAAACGGCGTAGCGGCACTGCACTCTGAGCTAGTTAAGAAAGATCTATTCCCAGAGTTCCACGAGATGTTCCCAACTCGTCTGCATAACGTAACGAACGGTATCACGCCACGTCGTTGGTTGAAGTTCTGTAACCCAGGTCTATCTAAGCTAATCACTGACAAGGTGGGCAGCGAGTGGCCAGCGAAACTTGAGCAGCTAGAAGGCATTGCGAAGTACGCTGATGACGCCAAGTTCCAAAAAGAATTCATGGCGGTGAAAAAAGCCAACAAACAGCGCCTTGCTGATTGGGTTAAAGAGAACATGGGTATCGAGCTCGATACTAATGCTATCTTTGATGTGATGATCAAGCGTCTGCACGAGTACAAACGTCAGCATCTCGATCTGCTACACATCTTGTCTCTGTACCATCGCATCATCAACGAACCTGGCTTTGAATGTACGCCACGCGTCTGTTTCTTTGGCTCTAAAGCGGCGCCAGGTTACCACTTAGCGAAAGAGATTATTTTCGCTATCAACAAGATCGCTGACAAGATCAACAACGACCCACGCGTTGGCGACAAACTGAAAGTGGTCTTCATCCCTGATTACCGTGTCAGCATGGCTGAAATGCTCATCCCTGCTGCTGACGTTTCTCAACAAATCTCGCTAGCGGGTAAAGAAGCGTCAGGTACTGGTAACATGAAGATGGCACTAAACGGTGCACTTACGATTGGTACCATGGACGGCGCGAACGTTGAAATTCGCGAAGAGGTGGGTGATGACAACATCTATATCTTTGGTCTTGAAGTGGATGAAGTCGTGGCACTGAAAGCCGCTGGCTACAACCCTTACGACTACTACCATGCAGACCCACTGCTGAAAGCGTCACTCGACCTCTTGCTCGGTGATGAGTTCACACCAGGTCAACCTGGCTTGCTACGCGCAACATACGACAGCTTGCTAGATGGTGGTGACCCATACCTATGTTTGGCTGACTTTGCTTCTTACGTGCAAGCGCACGAAGCGATGGCCCAACAGTACCAAGACCAAGCAGGTTGGGCGAAGAAGGCGATACTCAACACTGCATTGGTCGGCAAGTTCACCTCTGACCGCTCAATTCGAGACTACGTGAACAATATTTGGAAACTTGAAGCGGTGAAACGCTAAACAAGCCAACAAAAGCCAAGGCCCTCGTGCCTTGGCTCTACTTCTTTTAGATATAAGATTACCCTACATTTTGAAGGTATAAGCAGTCCTTCGGAGAGAGCGATGAAACAACAAAACGCATTAAAACAAGTCGCTGAAATGGCGAGAATTGCCGACAGCTACGTGAGCGCGTGGGGCGATGAAGCGAAGGTTTCAGAAGAGACCATCCGCCGCCTACTAGCCTCGCTAGGTTACGATACAACCAATGACGAAACACTTCTGAAATCGGCGG
Proteins encoded in this region:
- a CDS encoding glycogen/starch/alpha-glucan phosphorylase, producing MKPTQQKNFDKASFQADVKMHLSATYAKTVETATSREWYLAMGKALAEITTLDLLKTEQDPKIKNAKSVNYLSLEFLIGRLTGNNLISLGLYDQITDAMAELGQNLTDLLEEERDPSLGNGGLGRLAACFMDSCAAQEFPTVGYGLHYEYGLFKQSFEEGRQKETPDAWRGVEGYPWEVARPELAQEIGFYGHVEVTHENGREVRKWVPGMTVKAMPWDLPIVGYESDTVYPLRLWECQAIAPFSLASFNNGDYFEAQHALIDAGNITKVLYPNDNHEKGKTLRLMQQYFHSAASVRDILRRHEAAGFALADLPKQETIQLNDTHPTIAIPELMRILIDEKGLSWEKAWEISSQTFAYTNHTLLPEALETWPESLIQRLLPRHMEIIFEINHRFLQEVRAMWPGDGEKQAKLSIIEEGFNRMVRMANLCVIGSYAVNGVAALHSELVKKDLFPEFHEMFPTRLHNVTNGITPRRWLKFCNPGLSKLITDKVGSEWPAKLEQLEGIAKYADDAKFQKEFMAVKKANKQRLADWVKENMGIELDTNAIFDVMIKRLHEYKRQHLDLLHILSLYHRIINEPGFECTPRVCFFGSKAAPGYHLAKEIIFAINKIADKINNDPRVGDKLKVVFIPDYRVSMAEMLIPAADVSQQISLAGKEASGTGNMKMALNGALTIGTMDGANVEIREEVGDDNIYIFGLEVDEVVALKAAGYNPYDYYHADPLLKASLDLLLGDEFTPGQPGLLRATYDSLLDGGDPYLCLADFASYVQAHEAMAQQYQDQAGWAKKAILNTALVGKFTSDRSIRDYVNNIWKLEAVKR